One stretch of Arthrobacter polaris DNA includes these proteins:
- the secE gene encoding preprotein translocase subunit SecE, giving the protein MSEALVTETAASSSKEPAKKASKPGKPGIXSRIALFMRQVIGELKKVVTPTRKELINMTAVVLVFVVIVMGIVTVLDLGFGKAVLWIFGGNVNIEQ; this is encoded by the coding sequence ATGAGTGAGGCACTGGTGACCGAAACTGCGGCAAGCAGCTCCAAGGAACCTGCCAAGAAAGCGTCTAAGCCCGGGAAGCCGGGAATTNTTAGCCGAATAGCTCTCTTCATGCGCCAAGTTATTGGTGAGCTGAAGAAGGTTGTTACACCCACTCGCAAAGAGTTGATCAACATGACTGCGGTTGTGCTGGTATTCGTAGTAATCGTCATGGGTATTGTTACCGTCTTGGATCTGGGCTTCGGTAAAGCCGTGCTGTGGATCTTTGGTGGAAACGTAAACATCGAGCAGTAA
- a CDS encoding pyridoxal phosphate-dependent aminotransferase, whose product MSAELTADQASGRRISARIAAIAESATLAVDAKAKALKAAGRPVIGFGAGEPDFPTPDYIVEAAIAAARLPKFHRYSPAAGLPELRSAIAQKTLRDSGYAVDPAQVLVTNGGKQAVYESFATLLDPGDEVIVPSPFWTTYPEAIRLAGGVPVEVFAGPEQGYLVTVDQLEAALTPRTKVLLFVSPSNPTGAVYSPEQTREIGVWAAAKGLWVITDEIYEHLTYDGVPFTSIATATPELGDRVVILNGVAKTYAMTGWRVGWMIAPLDVTKAATNMQSHATSNVANVSQMAALAAVSGPLTAVDEMKVAFDRRRKAMVAALNAIDGVECPTPHGAFYAYADVRGLLGREIGGIRPATSAELAALILDKVEVAVVPGEAFGPSGYMRLSYALGDDDLAVGVGRLQEFLGSAKL is encoded by the coding sequence ATGTCTGCCGAATTGACAGCTGATCAAGCCTCCGGGCGCCGCATTTCCGCAAGGATCGCCGCCATTGCCGAATCTGCCACCCTGGCCGTTGATGCCAAAGCCAAGGCCTTGAAGGCTGCGGGCCGTCCTGTTATTGGCTTTGGCGCGGGTGAGCCCGATTTCCCCACNCCTGACTACATTGTGGAAGCGGCCATCGCAGCAGCCCGCCTACCCAAGTTCCACCGTTACTCTCCCGCAGCAGGTCTGCCCGAACTGCGTAGCGCCATTGCGCAGAAGACTCTGCGCGATTCGGGCTACGCCGTGGACCCGGCCCAGGTGTTGGTGACTAACGGNGGCAAGCAGGCCGTCTATGAATCCTTTGCGACTCTTCTTGACCCGGGCGATGAAGTCATTGTTCCTAGCCCTTTCTGGACCACCTACCCGGAGGCGATCCGCTTGGCTGGCGGCGTGCCCGTTGAGGTGTTCGCAGGTCCTGAGCAGGGTTACTTGGTCACCGTTGACCAACTTGAAGCGGCCTTGACCCCGCGGACCAAGGTGCTGCTNTTTGTCTCCCCGTCCAACCCGACAGGCGCCGTCTACTCACCCGAGCAGACCCGGGAGATTGGTGTATGGGCCGCAGCCAAGGGCTTGTGGGTCATCACGGATGAAATTTATGAACACCTGACCTACGACGGCGTCCCCTTCACCTCCATCGCCACGGCCACCCCTGAGCTGGGAGACCGCGTTGTCATCCTCAACGGTGTAGCCAAAACGTACGCCATGACAGGTTGGCGGGTGGGCTGGATGATCGCGCCGCTTGATGTCACCAAGGCCGCCACCAACATGCAGTCCCACGCAACTTCCAATGTGGCCAACGTGTCGCAGATGGCCGCCCTGGCCGCCGTCTCTGGGCCTTTGACAGCCGTGGATGAGATGAAGGTGGCTTTTGATCGCCGCCGCAAGGCCATGGTTGCAGCACTGAACGCTATTGACGGCGTGGAATGCCCCACNCCGCACGGCGCGTTTTATGCCTACGCCGACGTCCGTGGCCTGTTGGGCCGTGAAATTGGCGGCATCAGGCCGGCCACATCAGCCGAGTTGGCCGCACTGATCTTGGACAAGGTAGAAGTTGCTGTTGTGCCCGGTGAAGCATTCGGCCCCAGTGGCTACATGCGCTTGTCCTACGCCCTCGGCGATGACGATCTTGCAGTAGGTGTTGGCCGGCTGCAGGAGTTCCTTGGTTCCGCCAAGCTGTAA
- a CDS encoding response regulator transcription factor, with protein MTLPSTPIRVVIVDDHAIFRSGLKIDLAPDIVVLAEAATVEEAIAAVNAVQPDVVLLDVHLPGGRGQGGREVIAGCTALLATTKFLALSVSDSAQDVVSVIRAGARGYVTKSISGAEISDAVRRVAGGDAVFSPRLAGFVLDAFGTAEVAVEDELDKLSARELEVMRLIARGYSYKEVAKALFISVKTVETHVSAVLRKLQLSSRHELTRWAAERRLL; from the coding sequence ATGACGCTGCCGTCAACACCGATCCGAGTCGTGATCGTTGATGACCATGCCATCTTCCGCTCCGGACTCAAAATTGACCTTGCACCGGACATTGTGGTTTTAGCGGAGGCCGCCACCGTTGAGGAAGCAATTGCTGCAGTCAACGCAGTGCAACCCGATGTGGTTCTGTTAGATGTGCATTTACCCGGTGGGCGCGGACAAGGTGGGCGAGAAGTCATCGCCGGATGTACCGCGCTGCTGGCCACCACGAAGTTCCTGGCCTTGAGTGTCTCGGACTCTGCGCAGGATGTTGTCTCGGTCATCAGGGCCGGTGCACGGGGTTACGTCACAAAATCAATTTCTGGAGCAGAGATTTCGGACGCCGTTCGGCGGGTGGCAGGCGGAGACGCAGTGTTTTCGCCCAGGCTGGCCGGATTTGTCCTCGACGCCTTTGGCACCGCTGAGGTAGCCGTTGAGGACGAGCTGGACAAACTTTCGGCCCGCGAGTTGGAAGTCATGCGCCTGATAGCGCGCGGCTACTCCTACAAGGAGGTGGCCAAGGCTTTGTTTATCTCCGTCAAAACCGTGGAGACTCATGTCTCGGCCGTGTTGCGTAAACTGCAGCTTTCCTCGCGTCATGAACTGACTCGCTGGGCAGCAGAGCGCCGCCTGCTCTAA
- a CDS encoding ATP-binding protein, with amino-acid sequence MSAKMYRSQKRIVAGVCGGLAEHLGVKVGLVRAIMVASSFFFGAGLVFYAWLWLLVPLAGRSGSRXSPLLDDDGNPRLKLFRPAAESAGETETTGGTHAGRQRXSIGLKEIIIGGCLFAAAFIIFGRRMGWNLQLGTLVPLFIIVVGAVLAWMQLDNTRRVGLLSAAKADTPKALVRLGGGVGLVIAGVIVIVSGSGSWTLLWASVVASLAVLAGVALVLAPWAIKFWREFQNERAGRIRETERAEIAAHLHDSVLQTLALIQKSANSPTDVTRLARAQERELREWIYQDDMHNSXALVERVKAVCAEAEDLYGQAVEVVTVXDAELAERGNALVQAVREAVLNGVRHGGTTVSVYVEAGSRGVDVFIKDRGHGFDIDAVSADRLGVRESILGRMQRNGGTAEIISSAEGTEVRLHLPIETPATEEIK; translated from the coding sequence ATGAGCGCAAAGATGTACCGGTCGCAGAAACGCATTGTCGCCGGGGTGTGCGGCGGGCTAGCTGAACACTTGGGAGTCAAAGTGGGGCTTGTACGCGCCATCATGGTTGCCAGCAGCTTCTTCTTTGGTGCCGGACTAGTGTTTTACGCGTGGCTATGGCTGTTGGTGCCCCTGGCGGGGAGGTCGGGGAGCAGGANNAGCCCACTGCTTGACGACGACGGAAACCCGCGCCTAAAACTGTTCCGGCCTGCTGCGGAATCCGCAGGGGAAACCGAAACAACCGGCGGTACACATGCAGGGCGCCAAAGANTTTCGATCGGGCTCAAGGAAATCATCATTGGCGGTTGCCTGTTTGCGGCAGCATTCATCATATTTGGCCGCCGGATGGGCTGGAACTTGCAATTGGGTACTCTGGTTCCGCTGTTCATCATCGTGGTGGGCGCAGTGCTGGCGTGGATGCAGTTGGATAACACTCGCCGCGTTGGTCTGTTGAGTGCGGCCAAGGCAGACACGCCCAAGGCTCTGGTGCGCCTAGGCGGCGGTGTCGGCCTTGTTATTGCCGGGGTCATTGTGATCGTGTCAGGTTCCGGGTCCTGGACGTTGCTATGGGCGTCGGTGGTGGCCTCCCTTGCCGTCTTGGCCGGTGTGGCGCTGGTGCTGGCCCCGTGGGCAATAAAGTTTTGGCGCGAGTTTCAGAACGAGCGGGCCGGTCGCATCCGCGAAACCGAACGGGCGGAGATAGCAGCTCACTTGCACGACTCCGTCCTGCAAACCCTGGCACTGATCCAAAAGAGCGCCAACTCACCCACTGATGTAACCAGGCTGGCGCGCGCCCAGGAACGCGAATTGCGTGAATGGATCTATCAGGATGACATGCATAACTCGNGGGCGCTCGTTGAACGGGTCAAGGCCGTATGCGCAGAAGCCGAAGACCTGTATGGGCAGGCGGTAGAGGTTGTTACGGTGNGGGATGCAGAGCTGGCCGAACGCGGTAACGCACTTGTCCAAGCCGTCCGGGAAGCGGTCCTGAACGGTGTACGGCACGGCGGAACCACCGTTTCCGTTTACGTTGAAGCAGGCTCCAGGGGTGTGGATGTTTTCATCAAGGACCGTGGTCATGGCTTTGACATCGACGCGGTTTCAGCTGACAGGCTGGGAGTGCGTGAGTCCATTCTTGGACGCATGCAGCGCAACGGAGGTACGGCTGAGATCATTAGTTCAGCCGAGGGCACTGAAGTGCGGCTGCACCTGCCCATCGAAACACCAGCCACGGAGGAAATCAAATGA
- a CDS encoding PspC domain-containing protein yields MDTSXQHPEQQAGPPPYPNTPLPQPESGKFFQWLRNLGINRSGSRWVGGVCSGLAARWGIDPVIVRGLAVVLTLXFGVGLLVYGVAWALLPEPDGRIHAEEAGRGHWSTGMSGAAALIFLGVLGQGPGFALGRDDSWVIWPXFWLAGIAAVIYWALNHGKAXNSRPDQQQDPSGQGHSWSGQQSSSGDSASTSPRQAPGATGHAGIFTTGFAAPPTGAPGLLPPQFATQQTFSPDPKMYIKHKPAQGHPRLGTAATLVVLGLAAIVGSAVLLLNAAHLIDLNGYQTGVATAAAAVTAGVGIIISGALGRAAGGLSAFAIAALVFAALXSVPHIESPLEAFNTSTWAPASISAAEVGQTVVLGNSTIDLTQITATTALPNDVRVPLDLVVANVSIKVPANIPVTVTSELAAASLTVNGHNDGKILTDQSNTDINQGATGHRILIVLQGAASSINITTVPARP; encoded by the coding sequence ATGGATACCTCACANCAGCACCCCGAACAGCAGGCAGGGCCGCCGCCGTACCCCAACACACCNCTACCACAGCCGGAATCCGGCAAATTTTTCCAATGGCTTCGAAACCTCGGCATCAATAGATCCGGCAGCCGCTGGGTAGGTGGGGTTTGCAGCGGACTGGCTGCACGGTGGGGCATTGACCCGGTCATCGTCCGCGGGCTGGCAGTGGTCCTGACCTTGTTNTTCGGTGTGGGCCTTTTGGTCTACGGCGTTGCGTGGGCACTACTGCCTGAACCCGACGGCCGGATCCACGCTGAGGAAGCCGGACGCGGGCACTGGTCCACGGGCATGAGCGGTGCCGCCGCGTTGATCTTTCTGGGCGTGCTGGGTCAGGGCCCAGGATTTGCCTTGGGCCGCGACGACAGCTGGGTGATCTGGCCCATNTTTTGGCTGGCAGGCATCGCCGCCGTCATTTACTGGGCACTAAACCACGGAAAAGCCAANAATTCCCGCCCCGATCAACAACAGGACCCTTCAGGGCAGGGGCACTCGTGGTCGGGGCAGCAATCCAGTTCGGGCGACAGCGCCAGCACCAGCCCGCGGCAGGCTCCAGGTGCCACGGGCCATGCCGGAATCTTCACCACAGGCTTCGCGGCCCCGCCCACCGGCGCACCTGGCCTTCTGCCCCCACAGTTCGCAACCCAGCAGACCTTCAGCCCAGATCCGAAGATGTACATCAAACACAAGCCCGCNCAAGGTCATCCCCGGCTGGGCACCGCAGCGACTCTTGTGGTCCTGGGGCTGGCAGCCATTGTCGGATCGGCAGTCCTGCTCTTAAACGCCGCACATCTCATTGACCTCAACGGCTACCAAACAGGCGTCGCAACCGCTGCGGCAGCGGTCACGGCGGGCGTGGGGATTATCATTTCCGGGGCCCTGGGCCGTGCTGCCGGCGGCTTGAGCGCCTTCGCCATAGCCGCACTCGTCTTCGCTGCCCTTTTNAGCGTGCCACACATCGAGAGCCCGTTGGAGGCCTTCAACACCTCAACGTGGGCACCTGCCAGTATCAGTGCCGCGGAAGTGGGGCAAACGGTTGTGCTGGGTAATTCAACGATCGACCTGACCCAGATCACCGCCACCACCGCCCTACCCAATGACGTTCGCGTGCCCCTTGATTTGGTGGTTGCCAATGTGAGCATCAAAGTTCCGGCCAACATCCCCGTCACTGTCACGAGTGAACTGGCCGCGGCCTCGTTGACCGTCAACGGCCATAACGACGGCAAGATCCTCACTGACCAATCCAACACCGACATCAACCAAGGCGCAACAGGACACCGAATTCTCATAGTCCTGCAGGGTGCGGCCAGCAGCATCAACATCACCACAGTTCCCGCCCGGCCCTGA
- a CDS encoding 6-phosphofructokinase, whose translation MKIGILTSGGDCPGLNAVIRGIVLKGIKVHGHEFVGFRDGWRGVVEGDVMDLPRQMVRGISKQGGTILGTSRTNPFEGNGGPEVIKANMDRLGIDAIIAIGGEGTLAAARRLTDAGLKIVGVPKTVDNDLDATDYTFGFDTAVQIATEAIDRLRTTGESHHRCMIAEVMGRHVGWIALHAGMATGAHAVLIPEQKTSIEQIVEWVQEAHDRGRAPLVVVAEGFVPDHQDSAHSERGLDTFGRPRLGGIGDQLAPEIEARTGIETRATILGHIQRGGVPSSFDRVLATRLGMAAVDSVVEARWGTMVSLKGTEIEHVPFEAALXNLKTVPQHRYDEARILFG comes from the coding sequence ATGAAGATCGGAATTCTCACCAGCGGCGGAGACTGCCCTGGATTGAATGCAGTTATCCGCGGGATCGTGCTCAAGGGCATCAAGGTCCACGGCCACGAATTTGTTGGTTTCCGTGATGGTTGGCGTGGCGTTGTTGAAGGCGATGTCATGGACCTTCCACGTCAGATGGTGCGCGGCATCTCAAAACAGGGCGGCACCATTTTGGGCACCTCNCGGACCAACCCGTTTGAGGGTAATGGTGGCCCTGAAGTCATCAAAGCCAACATGGACCGCCTAGGGATAGATGCAATCATTGCCATTGGCGGCGAAGGAACCCTTGCTGCGGCACGCAGGCTCACGGATGCTGGCCTGAAAATTGTGGGCGTTCCCAAAACCGTTGACAACGACCTGGATGCCACCGATTACACCTTTGGTTTTGATACGGCTGTTCAGATCGCCACCGAAGCCATAGACCGGCTACGCACCACCGGCGAATCGCACCACCGTTGCATGATCGCAGAGGTCATGGGCCGCCACGTTGGCTGGATCGCCCTGCACGCTGGTATGGCAACGGGTGCCCACGCCGTTTTGATCCCGGAACAGAAAACCAGCATCGAGCAGATCGTGGAATGGGTCCAGGAAGCACACGATCGCGGCCGCGCNCCNCTGGTTGTTGTTGCCGAGGGCTTTGTCCCCGACCACCAAGACTCTGCCCACTCCGAACGCGGCCTTGACACTTTCGGACGCCCCCGCCTGGGTGGCATTGGCGATCAGCTTGCNCCCGAAATTGAAGCCCGCACCGGCATTGAAACACGCGCAACCATACTTGGACATATCCAGCGAGGCGGCGTTCCCTCCAGCTTTGACCGGGTACTTGCCACCCGTCTGGGCATGGCCGCCGTTGACTCGGTGGTGGAAGCACGCTGGGGCACCATGGTCTCACTCAAGGGCACAGAGATTGAGCATGTGCCGTTTGAGGCGGCTCTTGANAACTTGAAAACTGTGCCGCAGCACCGGTATGACGAAGCTCGAATCCTGTTCGGCTGA
- a CDS encoding GNAT family N-acetyltransferase, with translation MCFRLAPAALLVLRALTFAMTFDLSSAPIVFLAWERGLALPEDSLLVGSNNHRITHPVPGPTLNFLRLWDTSILTGPAHLLAAAKDYDDDELSDHSIMLRLTMHDGGRGLGTQALYYADELALHQPQQTVHVSSDPGQAAILESLCPPDDVNDVGLASREHKFTVMDSGTPDAVPLACSAYAEYQGLLAQLGTLVAPEHRRQGVGTLATSIAAHEALAAGLIVQWRADINNAGAHELATSLGFSVVGLQTQVSLQVDQNRHK, from the coding sequence GTGTGTTTCAGGTTAGCGCCCGCAGCACTTCTTGTGCTGCGGGCGCTAACGTTTGCCATGACCTTTGATCTGAGCTCCGCGCCCATTGTTTTCCTCGCCTGGGAACGCGGTTTGGCGCTGCCTGAGGACTCATTGTTAGTGGGGAGCAACAACCACCGCATCACCCACCCGGTCCCCGGTCCAACACTAAATTTCCTACGGCTATGGGACACCTCGATCCTCACCGGGCCAGCTCACCTACTGGCCGCGGCGAAGGACTATGACGACGACGAATTGAGTGATCACTCAATCATGCTCCGCCTGACAATGCACGACGGCGGCCGCGGCCTCGGCACCCAAGCGCTCTACTATGCCGATGAGCTGGCCTTGCATCAGCCCCAGCAAACTGTCCATGTGTCCTCGGACCCGGGGCAAGCTGCCATCCTTGAGTCCTTGTGCCCGCCGGACGATGTCAACGATGTGGGTTTGGCAAGTAGGGAGCACAAGTTCACGGTCATGGACTCTGGAACGCCCGACGCCGTCCCCTTGGCCTGCAGTGCCTACGCCGAGTACCAGGGTCTGCTGGCCCAGCTGGGCACCTTGGTGGCGCCTGAGCACCGGCGTCAGGGAGTGGGCACTCTAGCTACCAGCATTGCCGCCCATGAGGCGTTGGCCGCCGGACTCATTGTGCAGTGGCGGGCTGATATCAACAACGCTGGTGCCCACGAGCTAGCAACATCACTGGGTTTTAGTGTGGTTGGTTTACAGACTCAGGTTTCACTTCAGGTTGATCAAAACCGGCATAAATAG